The following coding sequences are from one Thunnus maccoyii chromosome 17, fThuMac1.1, whole genome shotgun sequence window:
- the knl1 gene encoding uncharacterized protein knl1 isoform X2 — translation MEPLDPAKTDETGGFTKRRISSILKAPRKSIIFPDPVQQENAVKCAKPVEKRNSRRVSFAAANNVLLFSEDVNNASPAQSQLQELMTTTAATTQNRVQVAVTEDGIQQITGMETLLNAPLHASQQRDKVNFDSGHDFGEKTVMFSTDDAFMDTTHSHTINIANGAELLADFPHQNRTVFSSSGEKTMMFTADDASMDMTQSHTVNMISGPESLSTGRNVDISLSSSVPGLDPGFKNFLANLSKPSGSGVNPLIARMVPTAAATVDTNVSSSTHNLDPEFKNFLSNLSKPSEPSVNPVITRMTPTAGASFDATVETNSSLAKMKTRRSEVDKENQAPTSVSSIMEKSLNKPRNIRESSFGGALCPEDDISMDMTEAQTGRIVGFADDDDPFQCLFPTQEMYSRSDRGSKSAENLKTSQQQSSKTQGSSDPKVVTGNRVQKVITEEGHRHTADMTSLKNPSLRASRQSMSKVNFGTEDECREKTIRFTADDALMDVTQSHTVNIASGLLAPSNQSLDVFRSCGKMDHASSLEERQGATEKDFNPEFKDFLSNLSKPSEPSVNPVITRMTPTAGASFDATVETNSSLAKMKTRRSEVDKENQAPTSVSSIMEKSQNKPKNIRESSFGGALCPEDDISMDMTEAQTGRIVGFADDDDPFQCLFPTQEMYSRSDRGSKSAESLKTSQQQSSKTQGSSDLKAVVTGNRVQKVITEEGRRHTADMMSLKNPSLRASRQSMSKVNFGTEDECREKTIRFTADDALMDVTQSHTVNIASGLLAPPSQSFDIYSLASLSNPMAPTAVASSKETVDTNSSLAQLKTQRADLGKETRSSGESFNGGTICPEDDISMDMTEAQTGRIIGMMGTDDSLQCLFPTQDTYPPSGNLKRAEATLQQQSSEGLGSSNTKGLETSLKASLKTKMQRHPVKFDTQDNGTEKTVRFTVNDAAMDVTQSYTVNIVTDFEPLSHQNVDFLPTGGEKTMRFTANDAAMDVTRSHTINIATDLKPQLDQNVHFLPACGEKTVRFTANDAAMDVTQSHTVNIATDLEPLSHQNVDFLPTGGEKTMRFTANDAAMDVTRSHTVNIATDLEPLSHQNVDFLPTGGEKTMRFTANDAAMDVTRSHTVNIATDLEPQLDQNVHFLPAGREKTMRFTANVAAMDVTRSHTVNIATDLELQSHQNVDFLPTGGEKTMRFTTNDAAMDVTRSHTVNIATDLVSDSVLSQKQGPNILSTCGNMDFPPVETTVKKRGETSSSRRNRSSSALSLDPGFKNVLSKQSGSWVNPVITKAVATSFQETVDTNGFLGQHKTQKAGVNNENEAPGGVSAIMEKSVNKTTKKGGSSNGNSDHTEDDVSIDIMEAQTGRILGETCTDEPPQCLSSTQDRYASSDRSKKTDITLQRSKEALEPSNPDGGEITNLPDSPDSNETKTRKKPELRNETSPLSQKLKNSPSAVDHDVDAFPSRKSRRMSLADLQSKARRLSHMINTSPDTVAMDSCTAPLPELDHDLDKTKTKSLPVVEPELEMGLANTEGNTQAQCPPQGEQTSTTTTPFKLNTKHLVSRLSMGGFKPKLPQRSKTGHPKKVDSSHVNSMGEHTRTKTISAPNQLSNLDNDVSDIYDEELGSFEDLSETLVTRSPQKVTEKVSPSQESNMDEALEDDEFEEDFLSAVQGKKRPLPEDENNTKDEKRIKASVETSVDIVEMGLQSHVTECDGNITTAPSMTTQTMDFSNNTHTTNSKCEATFESTFKHSLFESQLEDYANDVQKKLDDGTITTLEFFKLFNIDFVIHNPRQSVLPGRPNTDRTPMDLLKDRHIIRPKQMVYETDVLNLTEQVEGLKVRMRDLDKPLKIINRPLWEEMRNCSEKEFKSFGAKLKERNNFFRKTSKVQSHEMKEILYTNLVQANREEQQKLRGTIEEADEMIKSLDNCISQLETELAAVEEKGTDDKPSLKLLQEGLKQITETMADNERQIAELEMQKKQNSSKLNRLKAETRNFESHIDMLHTVNEWRFGEKRGNCTFYTLLHETLYLHLMYENSNGNDADKETDRKISDITFKFQLDDEKSQCHARLVHKLVSQYIEGETAWVEKYPTHGHVRMLLHDVGLVVSHCRLLGEEVRLLKMWGGLRLDILDISCVDTQVRIVFSSLKKFSKFEVIFSVSLTGYFYVLQVESFKNIIGSTTIQQIEEIVASFSPARNVLTKTVKKIHDNLLR, via the exons ATGGAGCCTCTAGATCCTGCCAAGACTGA TGAAACCGGTGGATTCACCAAGAGGCGCATTTCTTCT attttgaaAGCACCACGGAAATCAATCATATTCCCTGACCCAGTGCAACAGGAAAATGCG GTGAAATGTGCCAAACCTGTGGAAAAGAGGAATTCAAGAAGAGTCAGTTTTGCCGCTGCCAACAATGTTCTTCTGTTTTCAGA GGATGTGAACAATGCCTCTCCTGCCCAAAGTCAATTACAAGAGTTAATGACAACAA cagcagcaaccacacAAAATAG GGTCCAGGTGGCAGTCACTGAAGATGGGATTCAACAAATCACAG GAATGGAGACCCTATTGAATGCTCCTCTACATGCCTCTCAACAAAGGGATAAG GTCAACTTTGACTCTGGGCATGACTTCGGGGAGAAAACTGTGATGTTTTCTACAGATGATGCATTCATGGACACGACCCACAGTCACACTATAAACATTGCCAACGGTGCAGAATTACTTGCAGATTTCCCGCATCAAAACAGAACCGTTTTCTCCTCAAGTGGAGAAAAAACGATGATGTTCACTGCGGATGATGCATCCATGGATATGACCCAAAGCCATACAGTAAACATGATCAGTGGGCCAGAATCGCTATCCACTGGCAGAAACGTGGATATCAGTCTTTCCTCGTCAGTGCCTGGTTTGGATCCAGGATTTAAAAACTTCCTTGCGAATCTCTCAAAGCCCAGTGGATCCGGTGTTAATCCTCTGATTGCTCGAATGGTTCCGACCGCTGCAGCAACCGTTGACACAAACGTATCCTCGTCAACGCATAATTTGGATCCAGAATTTAAAAACTTCCTCTCGAATCTCTCAAAACCAAGTGAACCCAGTGTTAATCCTGTGATCACCAGAATGACACCTACTGCCGGAGCCTCCTTTGACGCCACTGTGGAGACAAACAGCTCCCTGGCCAAGATGAAAACACGGAGGTCTGAAGTGGATAAAGAAAATCAGGCTCCAACTTCTGTTTCATCTATTATGGAGAAGTCATTAAATAAACCCAGGAATATTAGAGAATCATCCTTTGGAGGTGCACTCTGTCCTGAAGATGATATAAGCATGGACATGACTGAAGCTCAGACAGGCCGCATCGTGGGATtcgctgatgatgatgatccttttcagtgtctttttcCCACACAAGAAATGTACTCCCGCTCTGACAGAGGGTCAAAGTCAGCAGAGAACCTGAAGACCTCACAACAGCAGAGCAGTAAAACACAAGGATCATCTGACCCAAAAG TCGTGACTGGAAATAG GGTGCAGAAGGTGATCACTGAAGAAGGGCATCGACACACAGCTG ATATGACGTCCTTGAAGAATCCGTCTCTACGTGCTTCTCGTCAAAGCATGTCAAAG gTCAACTTTGGCACAGAAGATgaatgcagagagaaaacaataagATTCACAGCAGATGATGCGTTAATGGACGTGACTCAGAGTCACACTGTTAACATTGCCAGTGGTCTACTAGCTCCTTCAAACCAGAGTCTTGACGTATTTCGCAGTTGTGGAAAAATGGACCATGCTTCATCTTTGGAAGAGAGACAAGGTGCAACTGAGAAGGATTTCAATCCAGAATTTAAAGACTTCCTCTCGAATCTCTCAAAACCAAGTGAACCCAGTGTTAATCCTGTGATCACCAGAATGACACCTACTGCCGGAGCCTCCTTTGACGCCACTGTGGAGACAAACAGCTCCCTGGCCAAGATGAAAACACGGAGGTCTGAAGTGGATAAAGAAAATCAGGCTCCAACTTCTGTTTCATCTATTATGGAGAAGTCACAGAATAAACCCAAAAATATTAGAGAATCATCCTTTGGAGGTGCACTCTGTCCTGAAGATGATATAAGCATGGACATGACTGAAGCTCAGACAGGCCGCATCGTGGGATtcgctgatgatgatgatccttttcagtgtctttttcCCACACAAGAAATGTACTCCCGCTCTGACAGAGGGTCAAAGTCAGCAGAGAGCCTGAAGACCTCACAACAGCAGAGCAGTAAAACACAAGGATCATCTGACCTGAAGG CAGTCGTGACTGGAAATAG GGTGCAGAAGGTGATCACTGAAGAAGGGCGTCGACACACAGCTG ATATGATGTCCTTGAAGAATCCGTCTCTACGTGCTTCTCGTCAAAGCATGTCAAAG GTCAACTTTGGCACAGAAGATgaatgcagagagaaaacaataagATTCACAGCAGATGATGCATTAATGGACGTGACTCAGAGTCACACTGTTAACATTGCCAGCGGTCTATTAGCTCCTCCAAGCCAGAGTTTTGACATATACTCCCTTGCAAGCCTTTCCAACCCAATGGCTCCGACTGCTGTAGCATCCTCCAAAGAAACTGTTGACACAAACAGCTCCCTGGCCCAGCTTAAAACACAGAGGGCTGATCTTGGAAAAGAAACCAGGAGCAGTGGGGAATCATTTAATGGAGGTACAATCTGTCCTGAAGATGACATAAGCATGGACATGACAGAAGCTCAGACAGGCCGCATTATAGGAATGATGGGTACAGATGACTCTCTGCAGTGTCTTTTCCCCACACAAGACACGTACCCACCAAGTGGTAATTTGAAGAGGGCAGAGGCGACTTTGCAACAGCAGAGCAGTGAAGGATTGGGATCATCCAACACTAAAG GTCTAGAAACCTCATTGAAGGCTTCTTTAAAGACCAAGATGCAAAGACATCCG GTCAAGTTTGATACTCAAGACAACGGCACAGAGAAAACAGTGAGGTTCACTGTAAATGATGCAGCAATGGATGTGACACAAAGTTACACTGTAAACATTGTCACTGATTTTGAACCACTGTCACACCAAAATGTGGACTTTTTACCTACTGGCGGAGAGAAGACAATGAGGTTCACTGCAAATGATGCCGCAATGGATGTGACACGAAGTCACACTATAAACATTGCCACTGATTTGAAGCCACAATTGGAccaaaatgtgcattttttacCTGCTTGTGGAGAGAAGACAGTGAGGTTTACTGCAAATGATGCAGCGATGGATGTGACACAAAGTCACACTGTAAACATTGCCACTGATTTGGAACCGCTGTCACACCAAAATGTGGACTTTTTACCTACTGGCGGAGAGAAGACAATGAGGTTCACTGCAAATGATGCCGCAATGGATGTGACACGAAGTCACACTGTAAACATTGCCACTGATTTGGAACCGCTGTCACACCAAAATGTGGACTTTTTACCTACTGGCGGAGAGAAGACAATGAGGTTCACTGCAAATGATGCCGCAATGGATGTGACACGAAGTCACACTGTAAACATTGCCACTGATTTGGAGCCACAATTGGACCAAAATGTGCACTTTTTACCTGCTGGCAGAGAGAAGACAATGAGGTTCACTGCAAATGTTGCAGCAATGGATGTGACACGAAGTCACACTGTAAACATTGCCACTGATTTGGAACTGCAGTCACACCAAAATGTGGACTTTTTACCTACTGGCGGAGAGAAGACAATGAGGTTCACCACAAATGATGCAGCAATGGATGTGACACGAAGTCACACTGTAAACATTGCCACTGATTTGGTATCAGATTCTGTTCTTTCACAAAAACAAGGTCCTAACATTTTATCCACCTGCGGAAACATGGATTTTCCACCTGTGGAAACAACTGTAAAGAAGAGAGGTGAGACATCAAGTTCACGAAGAAACAGATCCTCATCAGCACTCAGTTTGGATCCAGGATTTAAAAACGTACTGTCCAAGCAGAGTGGATCCTGGGTTAATCCTGTGATCACCAAAGCAGTGGCAACATCCTTTCAAGAAACTGTTGACACAAACGGCTTTCTGGGCCAGCATAAAACACAGAAAGCTGGTGTGAACAATGAAAACGAAGCTCCAGGTGGTGTTTCAGCTATCATGGAGAAGTCtgtaaataaaaccacaaagaaaGGAGGATCATCTAATGGGAATTCAGACCATACAGAGGACGATGTAAGCATAGATATCATGGAGGCTCAAACAGGACGCATTTTGGGAGAAACGTGTACAGATGAACCGCCTCAATGTCTTTCTTCCACACAAGACAGGTACGCCAGTTCTGACCGTTCGAAGAAAACTGATATAACTTTACAACGAAGCAAAGAAGCACTGGAACCATCTAACCCTGATGGTGGGGAAATCACAAACCTTCCAGATTCTCCTGACTCAAATGAAACTAAGACCAGGAAAAAGCCTGAACTAAGAAATGAAACTAGTCCTTTATCACAGAAGTTGAAAAATTCCCCCAGTGCAGTTGACCATGATGTTGATGCCTTTCCTTCACGCAAGTCTAGACGAATGAGTTTAGCTGATCTCCAGTCAAAAGCAAGGCGTTTGAGCCACATGATAAATACATCTCCTGATACTGTTGCCATGGACAGCTGCACAGCACCTTTGCCTGAGTTGGACCACGACTTggacaaaaccaaaaccaaatcCCTGCCTGTTGTGGAGCCTGAACTTGAAATGGGTTTGGCAAACACTGAAGGAAATACACAAGCTCAATGTCCTCCACAAGGAGAGCAAACATCAACTACTACAACTCCTTTCAAACTGAATACTAAACATCTTGTGTCAAGACTCTCCATGGGAGGCTTTAAGCCAAAACTCCCCCAAAGAAGCAAAACTGGCCATCCAAAGAAGGTGGACTCAAGTCATGTGAATTCCATGGGAGAACATACAAGGACAAAAACCATCAGTGCTCCCAATCAACTGAGCAACTTGGACAATGATGTGAGTGATATTTATGATGAAGAGCTTGGTAGCTTTGAAGATTTATCAGAAACTCTGGTCACAAGGAGTCCTCAGAAAGTCACAGAAAAAGTGAGTCCCTCCCAAGAGAGCAACATGGATGAGGCTTTAGAGGATGACGAATTTGAAGAGGACTTTCTCAGTGCTGTTCAAGGAAAAAAGAGACCTTTGCCAGAAGATGAAAATAATACGAAGGATGAGAAGAGAATAAAAGCATCTGTTGAGACAAGCGTTGACATTGTTGAAATG GGATTACAGTCTCATGTTACGGAGTGTGATGGTAACATTACTACAGCTCCGAGCATGACCACACAGACTATGGATTTCTCCAACAATACTCACACAACCAACAGCAAATGTGAAGCTACATTTGAGTCCA cttttaaacACAGCCTCTTTGAATCCCAGCTTGAAGACTATGCCAATGATGTACAGAAG AAACTGGATGACGGCACCATTACAACGTTAGAGTTCTTTAAACTCTTCAACATAGACTTTGTCATCCATAATCCTCGGCAAAGTGTCCTTCCTGGCAGA cccAACACGGATCGTACACCAATGGATTTATTGAAAGACAGACACATTATCCGTCCTAAACAGATGGTCTATGAGACAGACGTCCTGAACCTCACAGAACAGGTGGAAGG GTTAAAGGTCCGAATGCGGGATCTAGACAAACCTCTGAAGATCATTAATAGACCTTTGTGGGAAGAGATGAGAAATTGTTCAGAGAAGGAG TTCAAATCGTTTGGTGCAAAactaaaagagagaaacaactTCTTCAGAAAGACCAGCAAAGTTCAGTCACATGAAATGAAGGAAATCCTGTACACAAATCTTGTTCAGGCTAATCGG gaggagcaacagaagTTGAGAGGGACGATTGAGGAGGCAgatgagatgataaaaagtCTGGATAACTGCATAAGTCAATTAGAAACAG aactTGCAGCAGTTGAAGAGAAAGGCACTGACGACAAACCAAGTCTGAAATTGCTTCAAGAAG GATTGAAGCAAATCACAGAAACAATGGCTGATAACGAGCG ACAAATAGCTGAACTGGAGATGCAGAAGAAGCAGAATTCAAGTAAACTGAACAGGCTGAAAGCTGAGACGAGGAACTTTGAGAGCCACATCGACATGCTGCATAC GGTGAATGAATGGAGGtttggagagaagagaggaaactgCACTTTCTACACTCTCCTCCATGAAACCTTGTATCTGCATTTGATGTATGAAAACTCCAATG gaAATGATGCTGATAAAGAGACTGATCGCAAAATATCAGACATCACTTTCAAATTTCAACTTGATG